A genomic region of Candidatus Marimicrobium litorale contains the following coding sequences:
- the ribB gene encoding 3,4-dihydroxy-2-butanone-4-phosphate synthase, with product MALSSVPDILDDIRAGKMVILMDDEDRENEGDLIIAAEAVTPEVITFFSSEACGLICMPITKERAQQLQLPLMVRDNRSQHETNFTVSIDAAERKGPGISSAQRAHTVLTAAGATAEPTDIAQPGHIFPLVAKPGGVLRRAGHTEAGVDLARMAGFEPAALIVEIMNEDGTMARRPQLEAFAKKHALHIGTIADLIQYRALHEQSIELKDRKTVLTDFGPFELHTFQDLVDDTIHYALTLGDILESEETLVRVQTINTLRDILGTRIEGADTGWSYRRAMEHIAAAGKGAVVLIGQDVSTEQQLAEVRLFPQPTGVGGSAPAEGVQNYRLIGTGSQILKRIGVGKMRLMSVPIHFNALSGFNLEVTAFAKPEGHVE from the coding sequence ATGGCACTGAGCAGCGTTCCCGACATCCTAGACGATATCCGCGCAGGAAAGATGGTTATCCTCATGGATGATGAAGACAGGGAAAACGAAGGCGACCTGATCATTGCCGCCGAGGCGGTAACCCCTGAAGTCATTACCTTTTTTTCCAGCGAGGCCTGCGGCCTTATCTGCATGCCGATAACCAAAGAACGCGCTCAGCAGTTACAACTCCCGCTGATGGTGCGCGACAATCGATCACAGCATGAGACCAACTTTACCGTGTCTATCGATGCGGCTGAGCGCAAAGGCCCGGGGATCAGTTCGGCACAACGCGCGCACACGGTTCTCACCGCAGCCGGAGCTACTGCGGAACCTACAGACATTGCACAACCCGGCCATATTTTCCCACTGGTGGCCAAACCGGGCGGAGTGCTGCGCCGCGCGGGCCATACGGAAGCCGGCGTCGATCTCGCGCGAATGGCGGGATTCGAACCAGCCGCACTTATCGTGGAAATCATGAACGAGGACGGCACTATGGCTCGCCGCCCGCAGCTTGAAGCCTTCGCTAAAAAACACGCACTGCACATTGGCACCATTGCTGACCTGATTCAGTATAGAGCGCTGCATGAGCAATCCATCGAGCTAAAAGATCGTAAAACCGTGCTGACAGACTTCGGCCCCTTTGAATTACATACGTTCCAGGATCTTGTTGACGACACAATCCACTACGCACTCACTCTGGGGGATATCCTGGAGAGTGAAGAAACCCTCGTCCGGGTACAGACTATCAACACGTTACGAGATATTCTTGGCACGCGCATCGAGGGCGCCGACACAGGGTGGTCTTATCGCAGAGCCATGGAGCATATCGCGGCGGCAGGCAAAGGCGCGGTAGTCCTCATCGGACAGGATGTGAGCACAGAGCAACAGCTCGCGGAGGTTCGACTCTTTCCCCAGCCCACAGGCGTCGGCGGCTCCGCCCCCGCCGAGGGCGTTCAGAACTATCGACTCATCGGCACCGGATCACAGATTCTAAAGCGCATTGGTGTCGGAAAAATGCGTCTCATGTCGGTGCCGATTCACTTTAATGCTTTGTCCGGCTTTAATCTCGAAGTCACGGCTTTCGCAAAACCTGAAGGTCACGTCGAATGA
- a CDS encoding thiolase family protein: protein MKNSPVVIINGARTPMGGLLGALSSVAAPDLGATAISSTAERCGVAREHIDEVFMGCVLAAGLKQCPARQAALGAGIPNSTGAVTVNKACGSGMQAAIFGYDSIAAGTNSVVIAGGMESMSRAPHMLSSARGGIGTGHRQITDHMFTDGLEDAYTGRAMGSFAQETADSRGITRQQMDAFAIESLNRAKKAVESGALRDETAAVRVRTRDGESVVTDDEQPHKAVLEKIPTLRPAFAEGGTITAANSSSISDGASALLLTSEARADKLGLAPMARMQAHARHSQAPGDFTTAPIGAIRRLLDSTGWDLADVDLFEINEAFAMVTMITMEELGLDHAKVNVNGGACAQGHPIGSTGSRIMVTLMHALAKRRLKRGIAALCIGGGEATAVAIELI, encoded by the coding sequence ATGAAGAACTCGCCGGTCGTCATCATCAATGGTGCCCGCACCCCCATGGGTGGCCTGCTGGGCGCCCTCTCTTCCGTGGCGGCACCCGATCTTGGTGCAACAGCGATAAGCAGCACCGCAGAGCGCTGCGGAGTTGCACGCGAGCACATCGACGAGGTCTTCATGGGCTGCGTACTGGCTGCAGGGCTGAAACAGTGCCCCGCGCGACAGGCGGCCCTTGGGGCCGGCATACCCAACTCCACCGGCGCGGTCACCGTCAACAAAGCCTGTGGCAGCGGCATGCAGGCCGCAATTTTCGGCTACGACAGTATCGCAGCTGGCACCAATTCAGTGGTGATCGCTGGTGGGATGGAAAGCATGAGTCGCGCTCCCCATATGCTGTCCAGCGCCAGGGGCGGCATTGGCACTGGACACCGACAAATAACAGATCATATGTTCACTGACGGACTTGAAGATGCCTATACAGGCCGCGCCATGGGCAGCTTTGCGCAAGAAACGGCTGACTCGCGCGGTATAACGCGGCAGCAGATGGATGCCTTCGCGATCGAGTCATTAAATCGTGCAAAAAAAGCCGTTGAATCCGGAGCGCTGCGCGATGAAACTGCTGCAGTCAGGGTCAGGACACGCGACGGCGAAAGCGTAGTCACCGATGATGAACAACCGCACAAGGCTGTGCTGGAAAAAATTCCCACCCTGCGGCCCGCATTCGCTGAGGGGGGCACGATTACTGCAGCTAATTCCAGCTCTATCTCGGACGGTGCAAGCGCCCTGCTACTCACGAGTGAGGCCCGTGCGGACAAACTGGGGCTGGCTCCTATGGCCCGCATGCAAGCGCATGCCCGCCACAGCCAGGCACCGGGCGACTTTACTACGGCGCCTATCGGGGCTATCCGCAGACTCCTCGATTCCACAGGCTGGGATCTAGCTGATGTAGATCTGTTCGAAATCAACGAGGCCTTTGCCATGGTGACCATGATAACCATGGAGGAACTTGGTCTGGATCATGCCAAAGTCAACGTTAATGGCGGCGCTTGCGCTCAGGGACATCCTATAGGTTCGACCGGGTCGCGAATCATGGTTACACTGATGCATGCACTGGCTAAGCGCAGGCTGAAGCGAGGTATCGCTGCTCTGTGCATCGGTGGCGGCGAGGCCACGGCCGTCGCAATAGAACTTATCTAG
- a CDS encoding GlxA family transcriptional regulator, translating to MHTAAAVLYPQALATSITLPMEILQAASQLASVKKRGKAQVRVILAGRDRKQLRLASGVVLKPDRTLAELPPLDLLLLPAIWRNPLPAVAAAADWQGILREQAAKGTRICSVGTGSYLLAESGLLSGKSATTHWNYFDHFSERYPDVELKTRHLITQSDNIYCAGSVNSIADLMVHIVEEWFGSVVARAVETQFSPEIRRSFHAASYQSEADSSHHDEAVAQAQGWLQANLTDPVSIAQLAEKMQMSPRTLNRRFKKATGITPLAYLQHLRITGARELLRHSNLAIGEVAWRQGIQDVSYFSQLFRRHCGVTPLQYRETVRGKLFSPETPRSLLES from the coding sequence ATGCACACTGCCGCCGCTGTACTCTACCCTCAGGCACTGGCCACCAGCATCACCCTCCCGATGGAGATTTTGCAGGCCGCCAGCCAGTTAGCCAGCGTCAAAAAACGGGGCAAGGCGCAGGTAAGGGTTATTCTGGCCGGCCGTGATCGCAAACAACTGCGACTGGCCAGCGGCGTAGTACTGAAACCCGACCGCACGCTTGCCGAGTTGCCACCACTGGATCTGCTGCTGCTGCCGGCCATCTGGCGCAACCCGCTGCCAGCCGTAGCCGCCGCCGCTGACTGGCAAGGCATACTTAGAGAGCAGGCTGCAAAGGGCACACGCATCTGCAGTGTTGGCACGGGCAGTTACCTGCTGGCCGAGTCGGGCCTTTTGTCTGGTAAATCCGCCACCACGCACTGGAATTATTTTGACCACTTTAGCGAACGCTACCCTGACGTGGAGCTCAAGACACGGCATCTGATCACGCAAAGTGACAACATCTATTGCGCGGGCAGCGTAAATTCTATCGCCGACCTCATGGTACACATTGTCGAAGAATGGTTCGGTAGTGTTGTCGCCAGAGCAGTAGAGACGCAGTTTTCCCCTGAGATACGCCGCAGTTTCCATGCCGCCTCATACCAGAGTGAGGCTGACAGCTCACATCACGACGAGGCCGTTGCTCAAGCGCAAGGGTGGCTGCAGGCGAACCTGACGGACCCTGTTTCCATCGCTCAGCTGGCTGAAAAAATGCAGATGAGTCCACGCACACTCAATCGTCGCTTCAAGAAAGCCACTGGTATTACTCCACTCGCATATCTGCAACATTTACGTATCACTGGCGCTCGTGAGCTCTTGCGACACAGCAATCTCGCCATCGGTGAAGTTGCGTGGCGGCAGGGTATTCAGGATGTCAGTTACTTCTCGCAACTGTTTCGCCGCCACTGCGGCGTAACTCCCCTCCAGTATCGCGAGACGGTTAGAGGAAAACTGTTTAGCCCGGAAACACCGCGATCCCTGCTTGAGTCATAG
- a CDS encoding beta-ketoacyl synthase — MTTQRLPVIVGFGGVNSAGRASGHRAYDRIVYSALGQQQQAATLDALGRMMGLKGSADNEQHILDHTLVRRIEKNHFDVDAVRWNQRLPTQSAGLPFNFDVERRHLPEHIPPHWQIESNSVTHVNVSIRGEQEFFLSTHREFDVKSAGMLPTGFEPGKLYPARNHPRGLEMTVYAASDALGSIGIEWEQVSRHVAADEVSVYAGSAMGQLDQSGAGGMLKSRYNGQRVSSKFCPFSFAEMPADFINAYVLGSLGSTGASLGACASFLYNLRHGIDDIRSGRARVAFIGAAEAPVTPEIMEGYSAMGALATEKGLRKIEGIGLDTSPDPRRACRPFADNCGFTIAESAQMVVLFDDALAMELGASVYGSATDVFVNADGHKKSISGPGVGNYITMAKAAAAVRAIIGEKGLRRGGFVQAHGTGTPQNRVTESEILSRTAEMFGIEDWPVVATKCFLGHSIGAAAGDQLSTALGIWARGILPGITTIDEIADDVQQAHLGFSNTHRELVSGADQYAIINSKGFGGNNASAAILSPETSKRMLQSRYSKQAWRQWRNANEAVQERQQAYDSTGLTEAVYKFDHGVLQDGDVELGNGELSIGGRRVSLQMESPYDDITLK; from the coding sequence ATGACGACGCAGCGATTACCGGTAATTGTAGGTTTTGGCGGCGTAAATTCGGCAGGACGCGCCTCTGGACACCGCGCCTATGACCGTATCGTCTACTCCGCGCTGGGGCAGCAGCAACAAGCAGCCACCCTGGACGCCTTGGGCAGAATGATGGGGCTCAAGGGGTCAGCGGATAACGAGCAGCATATACTTGATCACACCCTGGTACGTCGCATTGAAAAAAATCACTTCGACGTAGATGCGGTGCGCTGGAACCAGCGACTGCCGACGCAAAGTGCGGGCCTTCCATTCAACTTTGATGTAGAGCGCAGGCATCTGCCTGAGCATATTCCACCCCACTGGCAGATCGAGAGCAATTCGGTCACGCACGTGAACGTAAGTATCAGGGGCGAGCAGGAGTTCTTTCTATCTACCCATCGGGAATTTGATGTGAAGTCTGCGGGCATGCTGCCGACCGGGTTCGAACCGGGCAAACTTTATCCTGCGCGCAACCACCCCCGCGGACTTGAGATGACAGTGTATGCGGCTTCGGACGCGCTGGGCAGTATCGGAATTGAGTGGGAACAGGTGAGCCGGCATGTGGCGGCCGACGAGGTGAGTGTTTATGCTGGCAGTGCGATGGGCCAGCTCGACCAGTCTGGCGCAGGCGGCATGTTGAAATCTCGTTATAACGGGCAGCGCGTCTCCTCCAAGTTCTGCCCATTCAGTTTCGCTGAGATGCCGGCAGATTTCATCAACGCCTATGTACTCGGAAGCCTGGGTTCTACCGGTGCGAGCCTGGGTGCCTGCGCGTCCTTTTTGTACAACCTGCGACATGGTATCGATGATATCCGCAGTGGGCGGGCGCGGGTTGCCTTCATCGGCGCGGCGGAGGCACCTGTTACGCCAGAGATCATGGAAGGTTATTCTGCGATGGGTGCTTTGGCGACGGAGAAGGGCCTGCGCAAGATCGAAGGCATTGGCTTGGATACATCGCCCGATCCGCGGCGGGCCTGTCGGCCTTTTGCTGATAATTGTGGCTTTACCATAGCAGAATCAGCGCAGATGGTGGTGCTCTTCGACGACGCGCTGGCGATGGAATTGGGTGCCAGTGTTTATGGCTCTGCCACCGATGTCTTTGTCAATGCCGACGGCCACAAGAAGTCCATTTCCGGCCCCGGTGTCGGCAATTACATTACGATGGCAAAGGCCGCTGCAGCCGTGCGTGCCATTATCGGTGAAAAGGGCCTGCGGCGTGGCGGCTTTGTGCAGGCGCATGGTACAGGCACACCGCAGAATCGCGTGACTGAATCGGAAATTCTCAGTCGGACCGCGGAGATGTTCGGCATCGAGGATTGGCCTGTTGTCGCCACAAAGTGCTTTCTGGGTCATTCTATCGGTGCAGCCGCGGGCGACCAGTTGAGCACTGCTCTGGGCATTTGGGCGCGCGGCATTTTGCCGGGTATAACAACGATCGACGAGATCGCAGACGATGTGCAGCAGGCGCACCTTGGCTTTAGCAATACTCATCGCGAGCTTGTTTCGGGTGCAGACCAATACGCGATCATCAATTCCAAAGGCTTTGGCGGTAACAATGCGTCTGCGGCTATTCTGAGCCCGGAGACCAGTAAACGCATGTTGCAGTCCCGCTACTCCAAACAGGCGTGGCGACAGTGGAGAAACGCTAACGAGGCGGTGCAGGAGCGTCAGCAGGCGTACGATTCGACGGGGCTGACGGAGGCGGTTTACAAGTTTGATCACGGTGTTCTGCAGGACGGCGATGTCGAGCTCGGAAACGGCGAGTTGTCTATCGGTGGCCGGCGTGTCAGCTTGCAGATGGAGTCTCCCTACGATGACATAACCCTCAAATGA
- a CDS encoding FkbM family methyltransferase, translating to MKRDTPVKLHIPQLAQPLRMYTHGEQDRFVSRRIREQGIWEPHETSLILDLLQPGDTFLDVGANIGYFSILAAAAVGEAGHVMAYEPDPENYRLLQANVELNALRSRVITTAAALSDADGEGRLYLSADNLGDHQVYAGDEERTSVPIRLVRGDDDLARALSRLDLVKVDTQGSEFRVISGLSLLLQKFRPRILLELTPHSLRQAGSSGRELVEMLATVKLPMWIIDHLSGGLHATCAEDLARWCDNWDTVPESQGFMNILVGSAP from the coding sequence TTGAAACGAGATACCCCTGTAAAATTGCACATTCCGCAACTGGCACAGCCTTTGCGGATGTATACACACGGTGAGCAAGACCGTTTTGTCTCTCGCCGCATTCGCGAGCAGGGTATCTGGGAGCCTCATGAGACGTCCTTGATACTCGACCTGCTGCAGCCTGGAGACACCTTTCTCGATGTCGGTGCCAATATTGGCTATTTTTCAATCCTGGCTGCCGCCGCGGTGGGCGAAGCGGGGCACGTTATGGCCTATGAACCCGACCCGGAAAACTATCGGCTGTTGCAGGCTAATGTCGAGCTCAATGCGCTGCGGTCGCGCGTCATCACTACGGCCGCTGCGCTGTCAGATGCGGATGGGGAAGGGCGCCTCTATCTCAGCGCAGACAATCTCGGGGACCACCAGGTATACGCCGGCGACGAAGAACGAACGTCGGTCCCGATCCGTCTTGTTCGGGGCGATGATGACCTCGCGCGTGCACTGTCCCGGCTGGATCTGGTGAAAGTTGATACTCAGGGGTCTGAGTTTCGGGTGATCTCCGGCTTGTCGCTCCTGTTGCAAAAATTCCGGCCCCGTATCCTCCTGGAACTGACGCCGCACTCCCTGCGCCAGGCAGGAAGCAGTGGCCGCGAGTTGGTTGAAATGCTGGCGACAGTGAAGCTGCCGATGTGGATTATCGACCATTTGTCTGGTGGATTGCACGCTACCTGCGCAGAGGATCTCGCACGCTGGTGCGACAATTGGGACACGGTGCCTGAGTCTCAAGGGTTCATGAATATTCTTGTCGGTTCCGCGCCCTGA
- a CDS encoding nitroreductase family protein, translating to MSDILQFLQERNSAPKLTEPGPDSEQMEQMFRAALRAPDHARLRPWRFVTIKGARREALGALLEECLVRRTPDADDVAREKARKAPLRAPQLVVVVARVSDHPKVPAVEQRLSAGCAAQAILLAAEASGFAGVWRTGAAAFDRAVMDGLGLTDTEEIVGFLYIGSRNGSPKTLPQLDPVDFVSAW from the coding sequence ATGAGTGACATTCTCCAGTTCTTGCAAGAGCGCAACTCAGCGCCGAAACTGACCGAGCCCGGCCCTGATTCTGAACAGATGGAGCAAATGTTTCGCGCAGCCTTGCGGGCACCAGATCACGCCCGGCTGCGTCCTTGGCGTTTTGTCACGATTAAAGGTGCGCGCCGCGAGGCTCTTGGTGCGCTGTTGGAAGAATGTTTGGTGAGGCGCACGCCCGACGCGGATGATGTGGCTCGTGAAAAGGCGCGCAAGGCACCCTTGCGAGCGCCGCAGCTCGTTGTTGTGGTTGCGCGAGTATCGGATCATCCCAAGGTGCCGGCCGTTGAGCAACGCTTGTCAGCCGGTTGTGCCGCGCAGGCCATTTTGCTTGCGGCGGAGGCGTCGGGCTTTGCGGGGGTCTGGCGCACCGGGGCAGCGGCCTTTGATCGCGCTGTTATGGACGGTTTGGGCCTCACAGACACCGAGGAGATTGTGGGCTTTTTGTATATTGGCTCACGAAACGGCTCGCCGAAAACACTACCTCAGCTTGACCCGGTCGATTTTGTGTCTGCTTGGTAA
- a CDS encoding crotonase/enoyl-CoA hydratase family protein, producing the protein MPPSFETLALTFDDKVATVYLNRPDKANAMNGAMWSELQTCFEWLDEESGVRAVILAGNGKHFCAGLDLAVFGELVSSSPDPARRAEQLRRNVLRLQTNLTAIEQCRVPVLAAIHNTCIGGGVDMTCCADMRYATQDAYFSVKEIDIGMTADVGTLQRLPRLIPDGVVRELAYTGRKMDAEEAQKLGFLNRLFDNREVMMREVTKIAHAIAAKSPLAIRGTKEMLLYSRDHSVADGLNYIATWNAGMMSQMDLKAGLDSQTNQAPGDYED; encoded by the coding sequence ATGCCCCCCAGTTTTGAGACGTTAGCCCTCACTTTTGATGACAAGGTGGCAACCGTTTACTTGAATCGGCCTGACAAGGCCAACGCGATGAACGGGGCCATGTGGTCGGAGCTGCAAACCTGCTTTGAATGGCTAGATGAAGAGTCAGGTGTGCGCGCGGTTATTCTCGCGGGTAACGGCAAGCACTTCTGCGCAGGCCTCGATCTCGCCGTGTTTGGTGAGCTGGTGAGTAGCTCGCCGGACCCGGCGCGGCGGGCAGAGCAGCTACGGCGCAATGTATTGCGCCTGCAGACAAACCTGACTGCAATTGAGCAGTGTCGCGTGCCGGTACTGGCAGCGATTCACAATACCTGTATCGGCGGCGGCGTTGATATGACCTGCTGCGCGGATATGCGCTATGCAACCCAAGATGCCTACTTTTCGGTGAAGGAAATTGATATCGGGATGACGGCCGACGTCGGTACATTGCAGCGCTTGCCGCGACTGATACCGGATGGGGTGGTGCGTGAGCTAGCGTATACCGGGCGCAAAATGGACGCGGAAGAGGCGCAGAAGCTCGGCTTCCTGAATCGACTATTTGATAATCGAGAAGTGATGATGCGGGAGGTGACGAAAATCGCACACGCTATCGCCGCGAAATCACCTCTTGCGATCAGGGGCACCAAGGAAATGTTGCTCTACTCTCGTGATCACAGTGTGGCAGACGGTCTAAATTATATCGCTACCTGGAACGCGGGAATGATGAGTCAGATGGATTTGAAGGCAGGTCTTGATTCACAAACGAATCAAGCCCCGGGTGATTACGAAGATTAG
- a CDS encoding peptidylprolyl isomerase: MRILARLNRPWLHFILLGVLLFYLQGVFFPEPKPVVGPLGEAREEALRQQWMSSVRVPPTPEQWERIVEAELDRDMLFQRAIALKLHLYDTVVYQRLLRNMRFLQMGEGMDEAELYQTALDMRLHLGDEVVKRRMIQVMEQLLLATNPPAVPLESEMKAEFEQRNEELRRPPRLSIEHVYFNREREGDVEAVIEKIDAENLAPEEAREMSSPFLPGYSFRRQTPDQLARHFGTSFVQNLLDAGPEAGQWVGPVRSTYGLHYVWVSEMEAERDATLEEVRTQLLRDLESRGKEDALRESIENMRQNYEILR; the protein is encoded by the coding sequence ATGAGAATTTTGGCCCGTCTTAATCGGCCATGGCTGCACTTCATTTTGCTCGGCGTTCTGTTGTTTTACCTGCAGGGCGTTTTTTTTCCTGAACCAAAGCCGGTAGTGGGACCGCTCGGCGAGGCTCGGGAAGAGGCTCTCAGGCAGCAGTGGATGAGTAGCGTGCGAGTGCCTCCAACGCCTGAGCAATGGGAGCGTATCGTTGAGGCGGAGCTGGACAGGGATATGCTTTTTCAGCGTGCTATCGCACTGAAGCTACACCTTTACGATACGGTGGTTTACCAGCGCCTGCTGCGAAATATGCGCTTTCTCCAGATGGGAGAGGGCATGGACGAGGCTGAATTGTATCAAACCGCGCTGGATATGCGCTTGCACCTCGGTGACGAGGTCGTCAAGCGCCGCATGATCCAAGTGATGGAGCAGCTGCTGCTGGCGACGAATCCGCCGGCAGTGCCCTTGGAAAGCGAGATGAAAGCGGAGTTTGAGCAACGAAACGAGGAGCTGCGCCGACCCCCACGCCTCTCTATCGAGCACGTGTATTTCAACCGCGAGCGAGAAGGCGATGTGGAGGCAGTGATTGAAAAAATAGACGCAGAAAATCTGGCCCCTGAAGAAGCCCGTGAGATGAGTTCCCCGTTTCTACCTGGCTATAGCTTCCGTCGACAGACACCGGATCAGTTGGCACGGCATTTTGGTACTTCGTTTGTGCAAAACTTGTTGGACGCGGGTCCCGAGGCTGGGCAATGGGTGGGGCCGGTGCGGTCGACCTACGGTTTGCACTATGTATGGGTGAGCGAAATGGAGGCCGAGCGCGACGCGACGCTCGAGGAGGTGCGAACACAGCTGTTGCGAGACCTTGAGTCACGCGGCAAGGAAGATGCTCTGCGCGAGAGTATCGAAAATATGCGACAGAACTACGAGATTTTGCGATGA
- a CDS encoding HupE/UreJ family protein has product MRNLRILTLFMVCLGVMQVQAHRFAPSLLKVNETAPGQYHVVFKTPAQSVSNIPLEPQWPEVCNVINASPPQLENTGVVTSLQLQCETLGEAGLVGQTLGVSGLGPNQASAMVMISLLDGRSYQEVLDTDNPAFLVPADSSAGDVMGDYVTLGMEHIWEGLDHLLFVFGLLLLVGGGRRLFWTITAFTLGHSITLSLVTLGFFDYPVELVEFAIALSIFVLAVELTRVNRRDALWRNPWWLAGGFGLLHGMGFAGALAETGLPQDNVPLALLFFNIGIEIGQITFILLVLAVWFLIRRPLAPWQERLRPVPVYILGALSAMWCIERGLATLLA; this is encoded by the coding sequence ATGAGAAACCTGCGAATTTTGACTCTGTTTATGGTGTGTTTGGGGGTAATGCAGGTGCAAGCACACCGATTCGCGCCCTCGCTTTTAAAGGTGAATGAAACGGCTCCGGGTCAGTATCACGTAGTCTTTAAAACGCCGGCCCAGAGCGTCAGTAATATTCCACTGGAGCCCCAGTGGCCTGAGGTATGCAACGTGATTAACGCCAGCCCGCCTCAGTTGGAAAATACAGGTGTAGTAACAAGTCTGCAGTTACAGTGCGAAACACTGGGTGAGGCTGGTTTGGTTGGTCAGACGCTTGGGGTCTCCGGGCTGGGTCCGAATCAGGCTTCGGCCATGGTGATGATTAGCCTGCTGGATGGTCGAAGCTACCAGGAGGTGCTGGATACCGATAATCCAGCGTTCCTTGTGCCGGCAGATTCCAGCGCCGGCGATGTTATGGGCGATTATGTCACCCTGGGCATGGAGCATATCTGGGAGGGCCTCGATCACCTGCTGTTTGTATTTGGGCTGTTGTTACTTGTCGGCGGAGGTAGACGCCTGTTTTGGACGATAACCGCGTTTACACTGGGCCACAGTATTACTCTTTCGTTGGTGACCCTGGGGTTCTTTGACTATCCGGTTGAACTAGTGGAGTTCGCCATCGCTCTGAGCATTTTTGTGTTGGCGGTAGAATTAACCCGGGTCAACCGGCGTGACGCCCTGTGGCGCAACCCTTGGTGGCTGGCGGGTGGCTTTGGCCTGCTGCACGGTATGGGGTTTGCCGGCGCACTGGCGGAGACGGGTTTGCCGCAGGATAACGTGCCACTGGCTTTGCTCTTTTTTAACATCGGTATCGAAATCGGTCAGATCACTTTTATACTGCTTGTACTGGCCGTTTGGTTTCTCATACGAAGGCCGCTGGCGCCCTGGCAGGAACGATTGCGTCCGGTTCCCGTTTATATTCTCGGCGCACTCTCTGCGATGTGGTGCATCGAGCGGGGACTGGCTACCCTCCTAGCATAG
- the ppk2 gene encoding polyphosphate kinase 2: MGDKRKKKKRTSPSATVRKSLGRKAYEKALAELHVELVHLQRWVVEKGLKVCIVFEGRDGAGKGGVIKAMTERVSPRVFRVVALPAPTEREKTQLFMQRYMAHFPAGGEIVIFDRSWYNRAGVERVMGFCSKEETEKFLEDVPMMERTMIDADIILVKYWLEVKPEEQQKRLEDRVEDGRKTWKLSQLDIDSYDRWDDYSQARDEMFQASDTPWAPWHVARAEDKRRVRLNVLSHLLTQVSYERLPVESVKLGERKIGEYTPVGFPFKYIPETF, encoded by the coding sequence ATGGGCGACAAACGAAAGAAGAAAAAGCGCACATCACCCTCGGCTACGGTTCGCAAGTCACTTGGTCGTAAGGCGTACGAAAAGGCGTTGGCAGAGCTGCATGTGGAGCTGGTTCACTTGCAGCGCTGGGTTGTTGAAAAAGGTCTCAAGGTCTGCATTGTTTTCGAGGGTCGCGACGGAGCGGGGAAGGGTGGCGTAATCAAGGCTATGACCGAGCGTGTCAGCCCTCGGGTCTTTCGAGTGGTCGCATTACCTGCACCCACAGAGCGCGAAAAAACCCAACTATTTATGCAGCGTTACATGGCGCATTTTCCTGCAGGCGGGGAAATCGTTATTTTTGATCGCAGCTGGTACAACCGTGCAGGTGTAGAGCGAGTAATGGGTTTCTGCTCGAAAGAGGAAACGGAGAAATTCCTTGAAGACGTGCCTATGATGGAACGTACCATGATCGACGCAGACATTATCCTCGTTAAATACTGGCTCGAGGTCAAGCCCGAAGAACAGCAGAAGCGTTTGGAAGACCGGGTAGAGGACGGACGTAAAACGTGGAAATTATCACAATTGGATATCGACTCTTACGATCGCTGGGATGACTACAGTCAGGCCCGGGACGAAATGTTCCAGGCCAGTGATACGCCATGGGCGCCATGGCATGTAGCTCGGGCGGAGGACAAGCGGCGGGTGCGTCTCAATGTTCTCAGTCACCTGCTGACACAAGTTTCCTATGAGAGGCTGCCTGTGGAGTCGGTCAAGCTAGGTGAGCGCAAAATTGGCGAGTACACGCCGGTTGGTTTTCCTTTCAAGTACATACCTGAGACGTTCTGA